The following are from one region of the Salmo salar chromosome ssa27, Ssal_v3.1, whole genome shotgun sequence genome:
- the LOC106588675 gene encoding leucine-rich repeat-containing protein 3B-like has protein sequence MTPLDMWLSRSIPMCLLLQSLVLMALCFPSASMCPKGCVCQRARPDPGLHLGPGPLGLLLGLNVTCTGSRLKEIPPDLPPDTAVLRLDHNQIMAVPDHAFRGLRLLRELNLSHNAVETLGEGAFSGVEATLQVLDLSHNRITSVHKDAFTRLKARVLVDDNPWHCDCTLQQALGGMAHNHEAAARVLCRSSELQEQEGRHFLAVDTDLCNLAKRTTDYAMLVTMFGWFAMVISYVVYYVRQNQEDARRHLEYLKSLPSKPVKPNEVEDISTVV, from the coding sequence ATGACTCCCCTGGACATGTGGCTGTCCCGCTCCATCCCCATGTGCCTGCTCCTCCAGAGCCTGGTCCTCATGGCCCTGTGCTTCCCCTCCGCCTCCATGTGTCCCAAGGGATGCGTCTGCCAGCGGGCCCGACCCGACCCTGGCCTCCACCTCGGCCCTGGGCCCCTGGGGCTCCTCCTTGGCCTCAACGTCACCTGCACCGGGTCCCGGCTCAAAGAGATCCCCCCGGACCTGCCTCCAGACACCGCCGTGCTCCGCCTCGACCACAACCAGATCATGGCCGTCCCCGACCACGCCTTCCGGGGCCTGAGGCTGCTGCGGGAGCTCAATCTGTCCCACAACGCTGTGGAGACGCTGGGGGAGGGCGCCTTCAGTGGCGTGGAGGCCACACTGCAGGTCCTCGACCTCTCACACAACCGCATCACTAGTGTGCACAAGGATGCATTCACCCGGCTCAAAGCACGAGTCCTGGTGGACGACAACCCCTGGCACTGTGACTGCACCCTGCAGCAGGCACTGGGCGGCATGGCCCACAACCACGAGGCGGCTGCACGTGTCCTCTGCCGGAGCTCCGAGCTCCAGGAGCAGGAGGGACGCCATTTCCTGGCGGTGGACACGGACCTGTGTAACCTGGCCAAGAGGACCACGGACTACGCCATGCTGGTGACGATGTTCGGCTGGTTCGCCATGGTCATCTCCTACGTGGTGTATTACGTACGGCAGAACCAGGAGGATGCCCGGCGACACCTGGAGTACCTCAAGTCGCTCCCCAGCAAGCCTGTGAAGCCCAACGAGGTGGAGGACATCAGTACTGTGGTGTAA